Genomic window (Methanoculleus thermophilus):
CATCGGAGATGATCTTGACATCTGTGCTGCTCTGGTCGGCGAGCGCGGTCAACTCGTCGATGATGTCGCTCTCCTCCGCCACATAGAGCTGCCCGCCGTCGTTTGGACAGGTGCCGAAGTCGAGATCCTTGATGTGCTTGCCGGGCTCGAGGCTGATCGTCCGCTCCTCGGTGTAGTCGCTGTTCGGACAGGCAAGTTTCACCCGTGCTCGCCGGAGCCGCTCGGAGAGGAGGAGCGTGTCGACGGCGCCGAGCTCCAGGTTCTTCCTGACGCTCTCCTCGCCGTAGGCTGCAGCCCCGTCGTCCTTGACCAGTTCCTGGAGAAACCGGTTCATCACGTTCTTCTCCTTGATGATATCAAGGCCTTTTAAGGCGTCCGAAGCGTTCTCAACAAGTTCGGCAAGCCCGGACTCGTTCGTATACGAGACGTCGAAGAGCCCGATGATCCGCTTCTGAAGTTCGTGGTGGAGGTAGCCGCCCGCCTCGAACTCCTCTTTGGTCGGGGTCGGGCCGCCGATCAGCACGCCCTTGAACCGCTCATAGAAGTCCTTCTCGGCGAGGAAGACCTCGGTTGCGAGATCCCCGACCTTCTTGTAGAACTCGTTGATGGCGATCAGCCGCAGCCGCTGGAAACGGACGCTCGACTGCCCGCCTTTCCGCTGCTTGCCCGGAACCGTCGAGGTGACGCCGCGGACCGGCTCGATCCGGTTGCCCCTAAGAAAGCCGACGTAGGCTTCGCGCCGGTCGATGACGATGAGGCCGTAGACCTCCTTCTCACCGAGCATCTGCTGGAGGGGTTCGAGTTCGAAGGAGGAACTGCACCGGTACATGTACGTATTGAGCGGTTCGGGCGGTTCGATGATCTCGCACTGAAGGTCGGTGCGGTCGCCTCCGATGTTGATCGTGCCGCAGAAGACGGCTATGCCGTTCTCCGGCGGGCGCTTGTAGTATTTGAGACGGGAGAGGATGGAGGATATGGCACTCTGAACGTTTGTCCGGGTCTGCTTGCTTTTGATGTTTGAGCACTGCCCGAACTCGTCACGGAGCTGGGCGGTCACGTCGGATATCTGCTTGTCCGGGGGTATATAGAGTGTGATCAGCTCGGTACCGCTCCCTTCCTTCTCCGCAAGTCTCTCAAGCGTCTTTTTAAATTCATAGCGCTTTCGCGCCATATCCATCTCTTGCGTCTCTTCCATGGAGTTCACCAAGCTATTTTAGTAATAGTGTTCATATCTCGAAGCTACTATGTGTTTCTCTGGAGAAAGCATAAATATGTGCACACCCCGGTTCTCTTCATCTCCCCTCACTGCAGGCACCGGCAGATGAGGCAGATCGTCTTCGCATCGACGATCCTGCCGTCGGTGATCATTTCCTGGAGATCTCCGATCGGGGTGCGGACGACCTCGATCACCTCATCATCGTCTTTCTCGTAGTCACTGCAGGGTGAGAGCCCCTCTGCGAGGTAGAGCCAGATCCGCTCGTCGGTGTAGCCGGGAGAGGGATAAATCCAGCCTTTCGGGGTGAATCTCTCCGCCTTCATCCCGGTCTCCTCGATCAGTTCCCGGTACGCGGTCTCATGCGGCTCCTCACCCTCGTTGATGGTTCCAGCCGGTGCCTCGAAGATGTAATCGTCGATGGCGAACCGATACTGCCGGATCAGGTAGCAGGTCTCCCCCTCGACCGGGAGGATTGCGACCGCTCCGCCGGGGTGGATGATCACGCGCTCTTTCTTCTCTCCGCTTGGAAGGGTTACCTCTTTCTTCTCAACCGTGAGCCGGCTACCCCTGTAGATCTCCATCATTACTCCTCGTATTCGATCGGGTCCTCGAGTCCGAGCTCTCTAAACGCCTCCCTCCGATAGTGGCAGGAGGAGCAGATGCCGCATGCCCGGTCGTTGGCCTGGTAGCA
Coding sequences:
- the prf1 gene encoding peptide chain release factor aRF-1, whose amino-acid sequence is MEETQEMDMARKRYEFKKTLERLAEKEGSGTELITLYIPPDKQISDVTAQLRDEFGQCSNIKSKQTRTNVQSAISSILSRLKYYKRPPENGIAVFCGTINIGGDRTDLQCEIIEPPEPLNTYMYRCSSSFELEPLQQMLGEKEVYGLIVIDRREAYVGFLRGNRIEPVRGVTSTVPGKQRKGGQSSVRFQRLRLIAINEFYKKVGDLATEVFLAEKDFYERFKGVLIGGPTPTKEEFEAGGYLHHELQKRIIGLFDVSYTNESGLAELVENASDALKGLDIIKEKNVMNRFLQELVKDDGAAAYGEESVRKNLELGAVDTLLLSERLRRARVKLACPNSDYTEERTISLEPGKHIKDLDFGTCPNDGGQLYVAEESDIIDELTALADQSSTDVKIISDDFEEGSMLYNAFGGIAAILRYRTGY
- a CDS encoding NUDIX hydrolase yields the protein MMEIYRGSRLTVEKKEVTLPSGEKKERVIIHPGGAVAILPVEGETCYLIRQYRFAIDDYIFEAPAGTINEGEEPHETAYRELIEETGMKAERFTPKGWIYPSPGYTDERIWLYLAEGLSPCSDYEKDDDEVIEVVRTPIGDLQEMITDGRIVDAKTICLICRCLQ